GTCAAACTCGGCGGGACCACGTACACCATCGGCCCGCGCCTGGGCGGCGGCGGCAACGGCGTGGTCTACGAGGCGACGGCGGTCGATTCCGGTGAGACCGTCGCCATCAAGACCGTCCGCAACCTCGCCTCGCCCGAGATGATCGACCGCCTCCGCATCGAGGCCCGCGCCCTCCAGGCGTTCCGCCACCCCGGCATCGTCCGCTTCAAGGGCGTCGAGGTGTGGGACTCGCCCGAAGGACCCGTGCCGACCATCATCATGGAGCGGCTGCATGGCCTCACCCTCCAGCGCTTCGTCAAGGACCTTGGCCTCACCTTCGAGCAGCGGATCGCGCTACTGGGCGGGATCCTGAGGGCGGTCGCGGCGGTGCACGGCAACGGCATGGTGCACCGCGACCTCAAACCCGACAACATCGTCATCGTTTGCCCGGCGGCCAAGCCCGGACTTCGCGGTGAGGGACTCCAGCAGGCGCTCACTGATGCTCAGCCCAAACTGCTCGACTTCGGCCTCGTACGGGGCGACACGGCGGCGGAATTGTCCGCCGGCACCTACCCCGGCCAGATCATGGGCACCATCCGCTACATGAGCCCCGAGCAGTGGGAAGGGCGCGGCTGCATCGCTGATTCGCGGTCGGACGTGTTCAGCCTCGGCGTCATCCTCGCGGAGGTGGTGAGCGGCTATGAGCCCGACCGCCACGCCTACTCGCGTCCTGCGTGGGAGACGCACCGCAGCACCGCGACGCTCATTCCCGAGCGGCTCACCGGCCTTCGTGCGGTGGTGCGGCGCGCCACTGAGTATGACCCGGCGGTGCGCTATGCCGATGCGGGGGAACTCCATCGCGCTTTGATGGAGGCATTCCGGGCCGACTTCCCAGGCGCTCAAGAACCCGGCCCTGTTGCCGCGCACCGTGCTTCCAATCGTCGGCCCTGGCTGGTGGCGGCGCTGACAAGCACGGCGGCCACCCTGATTGCGTTCTCGGTTTGGCGCTATCAGAGAGCGCCGCTCCTCACCACCGCAGACCCGCAGCCCGCAGCTCCCAAGGGAGCAGTCAAGGCGGCGCCGCCAATGCCCACTCCGGAGGACCTCTCACGCACGGAGGCCGAAGGCTGCTTCGCTCGCCTACGGCGCGCACTGTCAGAGGACGGCACAGTCAAGGCGTCAGTCCTTGCGCAGATGGCCCGCACGGCGTTCGCCGAACAACGACCACTCGAAGCCCGGCACATGTACGGCCTGCTCGCCGCGCATTACGCGGGTGCGCGCGCCGGGTGGCGCCCGGCATACTCCGACCTGCAGGTGGCCCTCTGCGATCGCGAGATCGGGCGCATCTCAGCCGCGTTGGCCGCGGCCGTGCCGGCGCGGTCGCCGCTCCAGGCCGCACTCGCGGAGCCGTCCCTCCTGGAAACCGACGCAGAGGTCATCCGCGCCGCACTCGCCGACATCGACCGCCTCATGAGCGAGCCCCGCGATCTGACTCACGCCGATGATGGCGACCGCAGGCTGCAAGCCTTTGCGGACCGCTTGCAGGAACTGCTGCTGCAATCCTCCACAACCGTCCGTATACTCGCGGACGATTGAAAGGAGGGGGCGGATGACCAGTTGCTTGCCGCGCATGTTCGGGGTTGCTTCTCTGGCTCTGAGCGCAATGATCGCGCCGGCGCTGCGCGCGCAGGACGGCGGCCAGCCGACAACCAGGCTCGCCGAGACCGCCGTCTTTGAGCTCACAGTCACGTACGACACCGACATCGTCGCGCAGCCCATCCAGCCCGGGTTCCTCGTCGGGCCTTCCGGCGTCGGCATCACAAGCTACAACGCGCTGCACACCGCCCGCGCCGCCAAGGCCCGCTTCCTGCACCAGCCCGACGTGTACTACAAGGTCGAACTGATGACCGCCGAGCCCGGTCGCGACCTCGCGCTCGTGAAGCTCTCGCCCATGAAGGAGGAGTCGCCCGCGATCGAGGTCTTCCTGCCGCTCGCGCCCGGCGAACTCAAGGACCGCCAGCCCGTGTGGACCCTGATCTCTTCGAGCTACCCCGATGAGATCAAGGCCAAGGCTGGCATCGCCGACATCGTGCACGAGAAGCTCAACCCCAACCCCCGGATCAACCCGCAGGGCCAGGAGGAGATCGAGCCATTCGTCGCGCCGGGCTGGATCTACAGCACGCTCCAGCAGAACCGCACGCACTCCGGCTGCCCACTGGTCGATGATCAGGGCCGCCTCGTGGGCATCAACGTGTGGTCCTGGCCCTCAGCCGCGGCCCGCCCGGTGGGGCTGACGCAGAACTCTGTTGACGATCTGCTGAAGAAGTATCGGGAGGAGACGGAGCGGGCCAAGGCTAAGGGCGAGGGCCCGCCCATGATGCCCATCACCGCCGCGCGGTCCAAGTACCGCGAGCAGAAGCTGATCGGCAGTGTCTTCCCGCGCCTCAACTGGCCCGCTGTCGCCGGCAAGGGTGCGGAAGCCACAGCCCTCGCGGGCAACTTCGCGAGCTCCCTCACCTGCAACCTGTGCAAGGGCAAGGGCACCATCACCGAGCGCGGGATTATCCCGAAGGAGAAGGCCGGTGGCCGCTTGCGGCAAGGGCGCGAGGAGGTGCGCAACAAGAAGTGCCCTGAGTGCGAGGGCTCCAAGGTCATCGACGCTGAGAAGATCTGGGCCAAGTCGGCCCGCGTCGCCCGTGCGATCGCTTCCCTGGACCCTGCCGACGAGCAGCACCGCAAGGTGCTTGACAAGCTCGCCGAATCCGCGGCCGAAGTGCACCGTCTGAACGGCGCCGAGTTTAGCAAGCGGCTCAAGGCCCAGGCGCGCGAGCAGCTGAATCCGCGAAGCGTGCAGCGCGGCGAGGCCGTGATGTTCATCGGCGCTCTCCAGGCAGCGGACCTGCAGAACTGGGACAAGGAGGTTGAGCGGATCTCCGTGTCGTGGGACAACCGCGCGGGCCTGCTGGCGGTTGCACCCGCGTGCCCGCAGATCGACCGCGGTCAGCAGGCGCTGTTCGTCGGCGTCGTCAGCGGCTTCGTCACCGGACGTCGCGGCGATCAGTGGGTCGTGCTGGAACGGGTCTCCGGCGTGCCCCTCCACGCCCGCTGACCCGTCTCACCACTGCCCGTCCAGAATCTTCTCCACCGCCACCGCCACCCCATCCTCGCGGTTGCTGAGCGTGTGCCGCTGCGCAACCGCGCGCACGCTCTCCACCGCGTTGCCCATCGCGACGCCCAGGGCCGCGTGCCTGACCATGGAGACGTCGTTCACCTCGTCGCCGATGGCGGCGATGCGGTCCGCGCGCAGGCCCAGCTTCTTGGCCACCATGCTCACCGCCGACCACTTGTTGGCGCCGATATCGAACAGCTCCAGCACGTGCAGCACCTCGCCGCCCGCGCGGCTGGCGTGGTCGGGCGCCACGACCGCCGAGAAGCTGTGGATGCACGCGCGGTCGCCGCACACGCCAGCGAGGTCGTCCTTGATCTGCAACATGCGGCCGGAAAGCCCGCACGCGCCCACGCGCACGGTGTGCTCGGGATGGTCGTCCTCGTGGAGCTCGTGCACCTCGCGCACCCGCACGTTCATCGCGCCGAACCACCACTCGGTGACCGGGTCGAGCGGCAGGCGCTGGCGGCCGCGCACCACGAGGTAGTCATACCCCGCGGCCACCGGGTCCTTGAGCACCAGCGCTGGGTGCTCATGCTCGATCAGCCGCTGCACGGTGCTGGCAACGAGGCGCTGGTCGATCGCGAAGCGGTGCACGGTGCCGCCGCTCACCGGGTCGGCGATGATCGCCCCGCCCGCGACCACGACCGGATCGACCTGCGCGATCTGCTCCAGCACGTGTCGGCACTCAACGAGCCCGCGCCCCGTGCACACCGCCACGCGCAGCCCGGCCTCGCGGGCGTTCCGCAGCGCCGCCTTGTTCCGCTCCGACACCCGCCCCTGCGGGTCCAGCAGCGTGCCATCAAGATCGATCGCGAGCAGGTCGTACTTCACGGGCGATGGTACCCGCTGCTACTGCGGCTCGGGCATCACACCCAGCGTGATGGCGTTCTTGCCCTGCCGCTTGCTCGCCAGGGCCCGCTTGTCGGCCTCGCGCTGCAGGTCCTCGACGGTCAGCCCGTCCCACGGGAACGTGGCCAGGCCGCCCGACACCGTGAGCGCGCCCTGCGCCAGCCCCGCCATCTTGGGGAACTTGTGCTGCTGCACCTTCTGCTGGAAGCGCTGGGCGATGTCGAACACCGAGCTGGGGTGCTGGCTGCCGCCCACGCGCGGGCCCTCGGGCTCGTAGAAGATCACGGCGAACTCGTCGCCGCCGATGCGGCACACGCGGTCGGTGGGGCGGATCGTGCTCCGCATCAGCTTCACCGTCTCGCGGAGGATCTCGTCGCCCGCCTCGTGCCCGTAGCGGTCGTTGTACGTCTTGAAGTCGTCGATGTCGAAGACCATCACGGTGACGTTGCGGCGGGCGCCGCGGGCCTGCTCGATCGCCGACGCCAGGAACCGCTCGAAGTAGCGGCGGTTGTACGCGCCCGTGAGGGCGTCGGTGAAGGCCGCGGTCTTCAGCTGGTTCTGCTGGTCGCGGAGGCGCAGCCACGAGCCCAGCCAGCGCGCCTGCAGCGCCACCAGGGCCTTGTCCTCGCAGCGGGTGCGGATCTCGCCGTAGACCTGCCCCTCGAACGCGACGACCGCGCCCTCGGTCGCGACCCCCTCAGCCACCTGCACGAACTCGGCGGTGTCGTCACCCAGCCGCTCTCGCAGCATCATCACCGCCGGCGGCAGGATGTCCTTGCCCCGGATGAGCTGCTGCACGAGCTCGAGGTCGCCGCCGGTGGTGATCTCGCCCGCTCCCTGCATTACGCCCGCAGCCTTCGTCGCTGCTGCGTCGGCCTTGGCGGCCACGACAGGCGCCGCCGCCTTGGGCGCCGCGTCCGTCTCCGGCGTGGGGGCATCGGCCTGGAGCAGCGGCCCGCTCAGCAGAACCGGGCGGGGCGTGTGGCCATTGGCTTCGGTCGCTGGCTCGCCCCGGACGAACCGGCGCACCTCATCGCCCGGCATGTCCGGCGAGAGCGAGCCATCAAAGCCCTGCACGCCGCCGTCCTTGGTGGACGCGAGCACCACGACCTTGGGCTCGGCGTTCTTCAGGCCGGTCACGAACTCGCCGACCTCGCCCTTGGTGCCCAAAGCCTTGAGCGTGTCGGGCGACACCACGACGACGCTCCGCGCCGCCATCTCCTCATCCCACGAAGAGGCCAGCTCCGCCACCGCCTCCAGGGGCGTGCTCACGCGGACCAGCTCGATCTCCGGGTCAAGCCGCAGCGCGGCGTCCAGTCCGGTGCGCCCCACCAGGATCACCCGCACGCTCTGGCCGTTCTCGACGCTCACTCCACGCTCCAATCCGCCCTCCGGGCGGCTGCCGTTCGTCAGCATCCGTGGCTCCGGCGTGCCCCGTTGGCACGCGGCGGTCTCCGACCGCTCCGATCAATTCTGTCCTTTGTCCGGCTCAATGGCGAGCAGCATGGACAACTCTTCGTCGGTGAGGGCGTGCCCGGGCCGCGCGTCCCGCATTTCCGCCGCCGCACCCGCCCCGTGGAGCGGGTTATCAGACATGAGAGCCCCATCCTCGCCCGCTGCCGCGGGGATTCCCGGGCCCTCGCCCGCCAGCTTCAGCCGCGGGCCGTTCATCTTTACGGTCCGCGTGGCCGCGGGATCGCCCACGATCGTGCTATCCGCCCCCGCGACGCCCACGCGCGGCTCGGGCTCCGGCCCGCCGTCGAGCCAACCCTTGGGCTTCTTGACCCACGCGCTGCGCTCCTCGGCGGTGACGGCGCGGATCCGCTCGGCCGGCGAGGACTCGTACGCCCACAGCACCGCCTGCGGCGCGTAGCGCTCGACGATGTCGAGCACCTCGCCGATGTCGGGCAGCTGCTTGGGCTCCACGATCAGCAGCACGTGGGCGAGGCCGGAAAGCTCGCCCACCGCGCGGGCGCGGCAGAGCTCCACCATCGCGTCGAACTCGTTGCGGACGTGCACGCCGATGCAACCGGCCGTCACCAGCGCGCGTTCCAGCTGCGCGGGAATCGCCGAGCCCTTCGCCCGCCACACCACACACCGTGCCTTGGTCGCCTGCGCCTCCATGGGGGCGAGTGTACCGAGTCGCGCAAAAACTACCAGCCGCGGGAGGCTCCGCCGGCGACCGAAACGCCCCGATTTGCGGCCCTGGACTTCAAGAAGCGTGTGTTAGCTGTCTCTGCCTGTCGATTGGGCGGCCCGCTCGGGGGAACACGGGCTATCGCCGCGGGATTGCGCAACCTCGCCGCCTACTTCGTCACCTGCGCCCGCGAAATGAAGTCGTCCGCCCGCAGCACCGTGATGCCGGTCATGTTCACCAGCGTCTCGGCCTGCACCACCGGCTCGACCTCCGGGCCCGGACGGGGCGGCAGCGCGGCCGACGTGCGGTGGTGCTTGATGAACAGCATCTGATCCTGCACCACGCCGATGACCTTGTCCATCTCCTGCTCGGCCTGCTCCATCTGCCGCACCACCACCTTCAGGCGGTCCTTGAAGTCGTTGAGGTTTCGGCGGCTCTCCTGCCGCAGTGTCTCGTCGGCGTAGTCCTCGACCTCGCGCCCCCACTGGTCGAAGAACTCGCGCCCCGTCTCCTCCATACGGTCGCGCCGGAGCTTGGCCGTGTGGTACCGCGACTCGCACGTCGCGAGCATGCGACGGACGAGGTCGTAGGCCTCCTGCGGCTCCGCGCCGGTCCAGGCCTTGCGCCTCACCGCCCGCAGGGTGTCGACAATCTGGTCGGTCGCAGCACTGTGAGCGTCGCGGGCCGAGGTCACCTGCCGCACCAGCACCTCCATCCGGTTGCGGCTGAAGGCGTCAAAGCGCGCGGGCTGGCGGTCGGTGACGCAGGACGCGAGCGGCAGCACGGAACCCAGGGCCAGGACGAGGATGAGCCGGCGGATCATCGCTTGAGCGTACCACGCTCAAAGCCACGGCTCAGCACGCCCCCCCGCCCAGCACGCGGAAGAAGCTCTCAATGTCCTGATCCGTTCCGGCGTCGCCGTCGCCGTTGAAGTCCGCCGACAGGCAGCGTGGGCAGCAGTGACCCCCGATGCAGGCGAAGAACGCCTCGATGTCCTGGTCCGTGCCCGTGTCGCCGTCCTGGTTGAAGTCGGCGTCGCAGATGTAGGTGCAGCCGAGGATCACGCCAAAGTAGTCCGCACGGACCCTGTTGGGGGAGGTACTCGCGCCCATGAAGCTAAAAACGCCCGACAGGTACAGCGCACGTCGGCCCTGAAACCGGAAGCTCGCGGACGAGTAGGGCGCCATCGCGGATTCGATCTGCACCCATGCGCCATTCTGCCACCTGTAGCCGTGCCCCTGAGGTGTATCCAGGAGGGCGTACACGGTGGCGCCGCTGCCATCGTCGTGCACCACCAGGTGGCCTACGTCCCTGGTCACGTCGCCTCCGCCGCCGTAGGTCCAGGCCCCCGACCGATATCGCGCCAGGCGAGTCTGGCTCACGCTCTGGGCCGACCTCACGATCGCGTAGATGGCAGCGCCTGTGCCGTCATCGAACACCTGCACTCCGTACCCGCCGGTCGCGCTCAGGCCGGGGATCACCTGCCACGCATCACCAACTAGACGGTAGATGCCGCTGTTCGGCGCCCCGGTGACAGCTGCGAGGATGAGTTGACGTTGACCGTTTTCTTCCCAGACAGCGAGGTCGCGGTACAGCAACGAAGTTGGCGACAGGTTGCCGGGCGGTACTGACGGCAGTCGCGTCCAGGTGTCGCCGTCAAGCCTCCACACGCCAGAGATCATCCCGCTCGCTAACAGGTACAGCTTCTCACCTTCACCCGATGCATCCAGTACCTTCAGGCGGTATTGGCCATTGAGCGAGATGCCGGAACTCAACGGCTGGCCGACCGAGGACCATTGCTGACCGTCCCACCGGATCACCGAGTTTGGGAAAGGCGGCGTGCCCGGCGAGGCCTGCCAGTTGCCCACCAGAGCCGCGTACAGCTTCGGCCCGCTTCCGTCGTCGAAGATGGTTAGCTCCAGCGGCGTCGAGGTACTCGCGGAAGCGCCCTCGTTCCAGAGCCATGCCCCAACCGCGCGCCAGCGCTCACCATCGAACGACGCGATGCCCCGCACCGCCTCGTTCCCAGCAGTGATCATCCGACCAATGGCATAAAGCCGCTCGCCCTCTCCGATGTTACCCACCACCATGGACTCTGCATACGTAGCGAGCCCCAGCCCGACATCGTTGATTCCTTCCAGGTTCGCGCCGTCGTACCACGCGAGCCCGGGGGCGCTGGGATGGGTTCCCTGAGTCAGGGACACAAGGAGGCGTGCCGTGGGGCCGGACTGGTCGACCATCCATACTCGCTCGACGCGATGACCGAGCGAAGTCCACTGCGCGCCGTCCCAGCGCTTCAGGACCCGGTCGATTGTGGCATGAACCGCGGGCACGCCACCGACGGTGAACGACGCGGCATCGCCTACATACGTGCTCGCAGGCGCCGAGGTGTCGACACCCATCGACTGCCACTCACCATCCCTGAACAGCGCCACGTTGCGGGCGTTCGTGCCGCCAGGATTCGAGAACAAACCTGCAACGTACAGCGCGCGTCCACCAGTGCCGGGCGTATCCACCGAAGCAAGCGACGACACCGCGCCCACGAAGTCCTGCACGACGGACACGCTTGCGCCGTCCCAGCGGCACAGGTTGCCCGGCTCGGTGGCGGAAGCCAAAGTCTCGTATGTTCCGATATATAGGCGCGGCCCCCCTGCCTCGGTGTGAGACTCGAGTATTCCGTTTGCGAACGGAACACCGGCGCCCACGGCCGACCACGTGCTCCCGTTGTAGCGCGCCAGGTTGTTCGCAGGGACTGCGGAGACTCCCTGGAACGAGCCGTGGATGTAGAGCTGCGGTCCGGTCCCATCGTCGTGCACAGTCATGTCACTGACGTAGGTCGATGGCCCGTCCAGACCCGCGAACGGCCACCAGGTGCTGCCCGTCCATACCGCTATTTTTAATGCGACAGGCTCGCCGGGCACCTGGGAGAAACCGCCCGCGATGTAGATCTCCTCTGGTCGAGGGCCAGACCCGTCGGGGTCGTAAGCCGTAATCGCCTTCACGGCGCCAACAACGCCCGGACCGATTGTCGCCCAGCCGTCGGCGGTCTTCCGTGCGGGAGAGCGGAGGGTCTCATTCCGCAAGCGCGTGAAGGTGCCACCAATCAGCATCTCGGGGCCCGAACCCAGGTTGGCGAACGCGATGCAGGAAAGACTCTCGTTCGCCGGGAAGTGCCCGCCGCCCAGCTCGCTGTAGTAGAAGCCTTGGGCGTACGCAGGCGTGCACTGGCCGCTAGCCTGCACCCCGAAGCCAGCCAACACCGCGACCGCAAGCCGAACCATCTTGTGCCAATGCTGCATGGATATACCTCCGGTCCCGGAGGTGTACCGGTGCTTTACCCGGAGGTTGCAGATTTCCATCGCCCGGTCTTCTGAGCAATCAGATCGCTAACGGGCGACTCCCGGCCCGATCCGCAGCATCCCCTCCAGCACCGCCCCGCGCTCCACCACAATCTCCGGAGCCTCGAAGTCCCCCTTCACCCGCGCGGTCTTGCCCAGATACACCGTTCCGTAGCTCACCACCTTGGCCTCGACCGCGCCCAGGATGTCCACGCCCTGGCACGCCTCGATCTGGCGGGTCACCGCGCGCCCCTTCTTCTCGATGAGCACCTTGCCGCACGTGGTCAGCTTGCCCGCAAAGCCCGAGTCGCGGACCAGCAGATCGTCCAGGATCAGCCCGCGGTGGCACAACGGGCAACTCGCCGAGCGGGCCGCCATCGGCACCGTCAGCTCGCCCTTGCAGTGGTAGCACCGGACCGGACGCCCGGGCACTGATTCCTTCGGGGGCATCTCCGTCCCCTTTCCGGCTTACCGCGACGGCGGCACGGCCGTGGCCAGCCAGTCGCCCGTCTGCGGTGCGCCGTTATGGCCGTTGGACTCCATCCAATCGCCCGTGCGCGGCTTCCTCGTGATCGTCGGCTTGGGCTCGGCCAGCCTCTCGCTCTGGGCCGCGGCCGGGCGGGTCGTGCTCAGTGCGTCAGGACCAACCACGCAGCGGCCCACGAAGGTGGCGCCCTGCGCCACCGCGAGCTCCGCGGCCGTGACGTCGCCCTGCACGTTGGCCTTGTTCGTCAGCTGGAGGCACTCGCGGGCGACGATGTCGCCCTGATGCTTGCCGTCAACCACGACGGTGTTCGCCTCGATAGCGCAGTTGGAGTGGGCGGAGGGCCCGATGTGCACCTCGCCGGCCTTCAGAGCGCCGTCGAAGCTGCCAAGCACCTTCAGCACGCCCTCGACCACCAGCTCGCCCTTGAAGCGGGCATCGGGTCCGATGACGGTCACCTGCTCACGGGCGGTCTCGCGCACGTCCATGCAAAAACTCCTCGGGCGGCCGGTTCCTTGGCAGCCCGAGGAGTTATCGGTTGTGGTCGTTCAGTTTCTTGAAGTGCCACGATCATGGCTCTGCATGATCGTGCCCGGTCGGCTGATGCTTACTCCGACTTCCCGCCCTGCCTCCCCGCTTTCCCCTTGAACTCCACCCCCACCTGATCGAACAGGAACGCGTACATATCCACGACCTGCTCGATCCGCTGGGAGAGCGAGCTGCCCATCCCGTGCCCGCTGTTGGCGCTGGTGCGCAGCAGGGCCGTGCCCCCCACCGCCTGCAGGCGGGCCGTCATCTTGCGGCTCTGCATGGGGTCCACCCGCGGGTCGTTGGCCCCGGTCAGGAACAGCACCGCGGGGTACGCGACGCCCTCCTTCACGTGGTGATAGGGCGAGTACGCGTAAAGGGCCTTGAACTGCTCCGGGTCCTTCACCGTGCCGAACTCGGGGATGTTGTACTCCCCGTTGGCCGAGAGCTCCACCCGCAGCATGTCGTAGATGCCCACGCTGGCGATCACGCACTTGGCCACCTCGGGGTGCTGCGTGAACGTCGCGCCCATCAGCAGCCCGCCGTTGCTCCCGCCCATGATCGCCAGCCTGTCGTTGCTGGTGTACTTCTCCTTCACCATGTGCTGGCATGCGGCGTAGAAGTCGTCGAACACGTTCTGCTTGTTCGTCAGGTTCCCCTGGTGGTGCCACTCCTCGCCATACTCCCCGCCGCCGCGGATGTTGGCCTCCGCCCACACGAAGCCCTGCTCGAGCAGGATGCGGACCTCGGGCCGGTAGCGCGGGGCGATGTTGACGCCGTAGCCGCCGTACGCGGTGATCAGGCACGGGTGGCTGCCGTCCTGCTTGATTCCCTTCCGGCGGACGATGTTCACTGGCACCTTCGTGCCGTCCTTGCTGGTGGCGAACTCGCGGACGACCTCGACGTCGTCCCACGACACCTTGGGCTCCTGCGAAAGCGTGGTCACCCGCGCAGTCTTGCCCGTGGTCGCGTCGTAGCTGAACCACGCCGAGGGGCTGGTGTAGCTCACGCTGGAGAACAGGATCGAGTCGCCCGCGCCGTGGATCGGCACGATCGAGCTGACATCCCCGATCTCGTGCTGCTGCTGCTTGCCCAGCAGCTTGCCCTTGTGGTCATAGACGCGGACCTCGCTGGGCCCGCCCTTCTGGTAGGTCACGTACAGCCGGCTGGGCGTCGCGATGAGGTTGCCCGTGTGCTCGCCGAACTCCGATACCAGCGTGTCCTCGCCCTGCGGGATGAGCACCTCGGCGCAGCACACCCGCTCCACCTTCTTCTTGCCGTCGTTCTGGAACGTATGCTTGAGCAGCTGCCCGCGCGGGGCGTCCATCCGCGAGACCATCAGGACCGTCGAGGTCTCCTTGCTGTCGCTGTGGCCGAACTCGGCCTGCACCACGCGGTCCTCGTAGCTGTCCAGCTCGTGCCACTTGCCGTCAAGCGTCCGCACGTAGTGCTGGAACTCGCCGCCGTCGCCCTTCTGCATGTTCACCAGCGCGACGCCCGCGTCATTGGTGAACACCACGACCTCGGCGATCTTGGGGAACTCTTTGCCGATCTCGTAGCGGTCCTTCTCCGTCGGCGTGCCCAGCTCGTGGTAGTACAGCTGCATGTAGAACGCGCGGTCGGCCTCGGGGCGCTCGCCCGCGCGCGGGTACCGCGTGTAATAGAAGCCCTTCGCGTCCGGCGTCCACGCCAGCGCCCCGCCG
The sequence above is drawn from the Phycisphaerales bacterium genome and encodes:
- a CDS encoding serine/threonine-protein kinase, with protein sequence MDQAQVETLLQVVSEARSLPPADWKSFVASRCGKQPSVVDAALRLLAGEPPGESVSVSRPLPERVKLGGTTYTIGPRLGGGGNGVVYEATAVDSGETVAIKTVRNLASPEMIDRLRIEARALQAFRHPGIVRFKGVEVWDSPEGPVPTIIMERLHGLTLQRFVKDLGLTFEQRIALLGGILRAVAAVHGNGMVHRDLKPDNIVIVCPAAKPGLRGEGLQQALTDAQPKLLDFGLVRGDTAAELSAGTYPGQIMGTIRYMSPEQWEGRGCIADSRSDVFSLGVILAEVVSGYEPDRHAYSRPAWETHRSTATLIPERLTGLRAVVRRATEYDPAVRYADAGELHRALMEAFRADFPGAQEPGPVAAHRASNRRPWLVAALTSTAATLIAFSVWRYQRAPLLTTADPQPAAPKGAVKAAPPMPTPEDLSRTEAEGCFARLRRALSEDGTVKASVLAQMARTAFAEQRPLEARHMYGLLAAHYAGARAGWRPAYSDLQVALCDREIGRISAALAAAVPARSPLQAALAEPSLLETDAEVIRAALADIDRLMSEPRDLTHADDGDRRLQAFADRLQELLLQSSTTVRILADD
- a CDS encoding serine protease, coding for MTSCLPRMFGVASLALSAMIAPALRAQDGGQPTTRLAETAVFELTVTYDTDIVAQPIQPGFLVGPSGVGITSYNALHTARAAKARFLHQPDVYYKVELMTAEPGRDLALVKLSPMKEESPAIEVFLPLAPGELKDRQPVWTLISSSYPDEIKAKAGIADIVHEKLNPNPRINPQGQEEIEPFVAPGWIYSTLQQNRTHSGCPLVDDQGRLVGINVWSWPSAAARPVGLTQNSVDDLLKKYREETERAKAKGEGPPMMPITAARSKYREQKLIGSVFPRLNWPAVAGKGAEATALAGNFASSLTCNLCKGKGTITERGIIPKEKAGGRLRQGREEVRNKKCPECEGSKVIDAEKIWAKSARVARAIASLDPADEQHRKVLDKLAESAAEVHRLNGAEFSKRLKAQAREQLNPRSVQRGEAVMFIGALQAADLQNWDKEVERISVSWDNRAGLLAVAPACPQIDRGQQALFVGVVSGFVTGRRGDQWVVLERVSGVPLHAR
- a CDS encoding HAD-IIB family hydrolase; translated protein: MKYDLLAIDLDGTLLDPQGRVSERNKAALRNAREAGLRVAVCTGRGLVECRHVLEQIAQVDPVVVAGGAIIADPVSGGTVHRFAIDQRLVASTVQRLIEHEHPALVLKDPVAAGYDYLVVRGRQRLPLDPVTEWWFGAMNVRVREVHELHEDDHPEHTVRVGACGLSGRMLQIKDDLAGVCGDRACIHSFSAVVAPDHASRAGGEVLHVLELFDIGANKWSAVSMVAKKLGLRADRIAAIGDEVNDVSMVRHAALGVAMGNAVESVRAVAQRHTLSNREDGVAVAVEKILDGQW
- a CDS encoding GGDEF domain-containing protein, with protein sequence MLTNGSRPEGGLERGVSVENGQSVRVILVGRTGLDAALRLDPEIELVRVSTPLEAVAELASSWDEEMAARSVVVVSPDTLKALGTKGEVGEFVTGLKNAEPKVVVLASTKDGGVQGFDGSLSPDMPGDEVRRFVRGEPATEANGHTPRPVLLSGPLLQADAPTPETDAAPKAAAPVVAAKADAAATKAAGVMQGAGEITTGGDLELVQQLIRGKDILPPAVMMLRERLGDDTAEFVQVAEGVATEGAVVAFEGQVYGEIRTRCEDKALVALQARWLGSWLRLRDQQNQLKTAAFTDALTGAYNRRYFERFLASAIEQARGARRNVTVMVFDIDDFKTYNDRYGHEAGDEILRETVKLMRSTIRPTDRVCRIGGDEFAVIFYEPEGPRVGGSQHPSSVFDIAQRFQQKVQQHKFPKMAGLAQGALTVSGGLATFPWDGLTVEDLQREADKRALASKRQGKNAITLGVMPEPQ
- a CDS encoding DUF2959 family protein, whose product is MIRRLILVLALGSVLPLASCVTDRQPARFDAFSRNRMEVLVRQVTSARDAHSAATDQIVDTLRAVRRKAWTGAEPQEAYDLVRRMLATCESRYHTAKLRRDRMEETGREFFDQWGREVEDYADETLRQESRRNLNDFKDRLKVVVRQMEQAEQEMDKVIGVVQDQMLFIKHHRTSAALPPRPGPEVEPVVQAETLVNMTGITVLRADDFISRAQVTK
- a CDS encoding polymer-forming cytoskeletal protein yields the protein MPPKESVPGRPVRCYHCKGELTVPMAARSASCPLCHRGLILDDLLVRDSGFAGKLTTCGKVLIEKKGRAVTRQIEACQGVDILGAVEAKVVSYGTVYLGKTARVKGDFEAPEIVVERGAVLEGMLRIGPGVAR
- a CDS encoding polymer-forming cytoskeletal protein; protein product: MDVRETAREQVTVIGPDARFKGELVVEGVLKVLGSFDGALKAGEVHIGPSAHSNCAIEANTVVVDGKHQGDIVARECLQLTNKANVQGDVTAAELAVAQGATFVGRCVVGPDALSTTRPAAAQSERLAEPKPTITRKPRTGDWMESNGHNGAPQTGDWLATAVPPSR
- a CDS encoding prolyl oligopeptidase family serine peptidase translates to MMRPAALLASLVLTGSCLTAPLFAQAPKPPETPVNVVTDTYHGTKVEDPYRWLEDWNDPKVKAWSEAQNEYTRAILDKLPNTEAIRARVTEVLGATSESYSYLSFHGGKLFALKRQPPKQQPFLVVMDSIHHPDKAAVLVDPNVIDKQGTTAIDWFVPSPDGRMVAVSLSSGGSESGDVHVFEVATGKQVFEVVPGVQYGTGGGALAWTPDAKGFYYTRYPRAGERPEADRAFYMQLYYHELGTPTEKDRYEIGKEFPKIAEVVVFTNDAGVALVNMQKGDGGEFQHYVRTLDGKWHELDSYEDRVVQAEFGHSDSKETSTVLMVSRMDAPRGQLLKHTFQNDGKKKVERVCCAEVLIPQGEDTLVSEFGEHTGNLIATPSRLYVTYQKGGPSEVRVYDHKGKLLGKQQQHEIGDVSSIVPIHGAGDSILFSSVSYTSPSAWFSYDATTGKTARVTTLSQEPKVSWDDVEVVREFATSKDGTKVPVNIVRRKGIKQDGSHPCLITAYGGYGVNIAPRYRPEVRILLEQGFVWAEANIRGGGEYGEEWHHQGNLTNKQNVFDDFYAACQHMVKEKYTSNDRLAIMGGSNGGLLMGATFTQHPEVAKCVIASVGIYDMLRVELSANGEYNIPEFGTVKDPEQFKALYAYSPYHHVKEGVAYPAVLFLTGANDPRVDPMQSRKMTARLQAVGGTALLRTSANSGHGMGSSLSQRIEQVVDMYAFLFDQVGVEFKGKAGRQGGKSE